A window from Chryseobacterium vaccae encodes these proteins:
- a CDS encoding DUF6759 domain-containing protein, producing the protein MKKLLLFFGSVLFINLSAQKKGKDYADILKSKNIYEINAFLRDAHPDDPKRSVLKPRVMEMMKEYIKNAHPADQKVKDMQEMLALLRRRPSTKISFDEMNAIIKQKQIAKYKAELAAKQPTTVYIPSTAQNTYVVNTTANTAIPNAEAEEFNMLMAVNPVEHQNRTVKILNSLFDNDPNSKESIVLIQNKSDCNIIVRMEGVGNTKYRLAVPAHGESSIVIDKGQYLFTSLVCGAQYASQKTIQKAIMVALGSSGTQ; encoded by the coding sequence ATGAAAAAATTACTTTTATTTTTTGGTTCGGTTCTCTTCATCAACCTGTCTGCCCAGAAAAAGGGAAAAGACTATGCGGATATTCTAAAAAGCAAAAATATCTATGAAATCAATGCTTTTTTAAGAGATGCTCACCCTGATGACCCTAAAAGATCCGTTCTGAAGCCGCGGGTAATGGAAATGATGAAAGAATACATTAAAAACGCTCATCCGGCAGACCAGAAAGTAAAAGATATGCAGGAAATGCTGGCTCTGCTCAGAAGAAGACCTTCTACCAAAATCAGTTTCGATGAGATGAATGCCATTATCAAGCAGAAACAGATTGCAAAATATAAAGCTGAACTTGCCGCCAAACAGCCGACAACGGTATATATCCCAAGTACTGCCCAAAATACGTATGTGGTAAATACAACAGCCAATACTGCCATACCTAATGCAGAAGCAGAAGAATTCAATATGCTGATGGCCGTAAACCCGGTAGAACATCAGAACCGTACTGTAAAAATATTAAATTCATTATTTGATAATGATCCGAATAGCAAAGAGAGCATTGTACTGATTCAAAATAAATCAGACTGTAATATCATCGTGAGAATGGAGGGCGTAGGAAACACCAAATACAGGCTTGCTGTTCCTGCTCATGGTGAAAGTTCCATTGTTATAGACAAAGGCCAATATCTCTTCACCAGTTTGGTATGCGGGGCACAATATGCTTCACAAAAGACGATTCAGAAAGCGATTATGGTGGCACTAGGAAGCTCAGGTACGCAATAA
- a CDS encoding T9SS type B sorting domain-containing protein — protein sequence MKKFLLSLVLVFLTVNMVFAQRDTEHWFAPMAARSLALSSAKQALYLSTDSTTPFDVEIYSRNATGYQLLATRTISKGDPKTYDVATAVMTTSTSTELFKSVNKGLYVKGTKPFFANYRFSVTSHGEILTSKGKAGIGTKFYVATAPVLASSSLMQYLNFTTGIMATDDNTTITVTGYDAGVQFTNGTTGATVPTMNITLNKGQSYIIEGQMNNGTNAAGFIGAKIESNKPISVTNGNFNGQFALPATSALSSDIVMDQSVPADRLGNEFIMVIGNGGTTKGIEDALIVATENNTEVYLNGSTSPVQVLNEGQWMRAGQGPNGTFVNPYIDQGSGHLNMHIKTSKNVYVYQMLAGLLNTEATVGFNYIPPLNCFLPRRIDEIGKIEELPETSSSGAKNVKLNILTEAGATVTVTANGAPPTNPTAAQGPFPVAGTTAWVSYSIPNVTGNVTVTSTKAVTAGIAAGSGAVGYGGYFAGFSSIPVITKRSGECAPGIILEVDDSYEGYQWYRNGNIIVGATTNVYAPTLSGNYTVRVSMGTCPPLTTPIYKVFSCLKETTQALNICATRVITPAFTASSQTPVPGTVVIVTPPTNGTAVVNPNGTITYTPTANYNGPDKIVYKFCGNDTEFTDCEQITLNLTVVPFVVKDAEIKACWYDVAPYAYFDLTKADITDYTLAIKKYYRTMADLNAGTNEITPADNFPATGGIVFVKVTTLEGCMAISKITLTPLPIRKSPILVDQYICIDSRTNLDAGPGYDSYLWNTGATTSSIQGVGVGEYSVILGKNGCFLTQIVRVRKAEDPVISQIEISNTTVTVIANGGKAPYKYAVDGQSNWQDSNIFTGLTRGQHTFYVKDAYNCNPTSVEITVPNLINAITPNGDNKNDYIDYSELSYKENLSFMIYDRYGNKVFTGDKFNNYKWNGRHFDKKILTGTYWYHINWNESNKEKTPIKYTGWVLVKNIE from the coding sequence ATGAAAAAATTTCTACTCAGCTTAGTATTGGTTTTTTTGACGGTAAATATGGTTTTTGCACAAAGGGACACCGAACACTGGTTTGCTCCTATGGCCGCAAGATCACTTGCTCTATCGTCTGCTAAACAGGCATTATATCTGTCTACAGATTCTACCACTCCTTTTGATGTAGAAATCTACAGCCGAAATGCTACCGGCTATCAGCTGCTGGCAACAAGAACGATCAGTAAAGGCGACCCTAAAACATATGATGTAGCAACAGCAGTAATGACTACTTCAACTTCTACAGAACTCTTCAAATCGGTAAACAAGGGTCTGTATGTTAAAGGAACAAAACCATTTTTCGCCAATTACAGATTCAGTGTAACCAGTCATGGGGAAATATTAACCTCTAAAGGTAAAGCTGGTATCGGAACTAAATTTTATGTAGCTACAGCCCCTGTACTTGCGTCATCATCATTGATGCAGTACCTTAATTTTACGACAGGGATTATGGCTACAGATGACAATACAACGATCACTGTTACAGGATATGATGCGGGTGTTCAGTTTACCAATGGTACAACAGGAGCTACTGTTCCCACGATGAACATCACTCTTAATAAAGGGCAGTCCTACATCATTGAAGGACAGATGAACAACGGAACCAATGCAGCCGGATTTATCGGTGCTAAAATAGAATCCAACAAACCGATTTCTGTCACCAACGGAAATTTCAATGGTCAGTTTGCCCTTCCGGCGACTTCCGCTCTTTCATCAGATATTGTGATGGACCAGTCTGTTCCCGCAGACCGATTAGGAAATGAATTCATCATGGTAATTGGAAATGGTGGAACCACTAAAGGAATAGAAGACGCACTTATTGTAGCCACAGAAAATAACACCGAAGTTTACCTGAACGGATCAACATCTCCTGTTCAGGTTCTTAATGAAGGACAGTGGATGAGAGCAGGGCAGGGTCCAAACGGCACATTTGTTAACCCTTATATCGATCAGGGAAGCGGGCACCTGAATATGCACATCAAAACGTCAAAAAATGTATACGTATACCAGATGCTTGCCGGGCTTCTCAATACTGAGGCAACGGTAGGATTCAATTATATTCCACCGTTAAACTGTTTCCTTCCAAGAAGAATTGATGAGATAGGAAAAATAGAAGAACTTCCGGAAACCAGCAGTAGCGGGGCTAAAAATGTAAAATTAAATATCCTGACTGAAGCGGGAGCTACCGTTACCGTTACAGCCAACGGAGCCCCTCCTACCAACCCAACAGCAGCACAGGGACCTTTCCCTGTAGCCGGAACTACAGCATGGGTATCTTACTCCATTCCTAATGTTACCGGAAATGTCACCGTTACTTCTACAAAAGCCGTTACTGCAGGGATTGCTGCAGGAAGTGGAGCTGTAGGATATGGAGGTTATTTTGCAGGATTCTCTTCAATTCCTGTTATTACAAAACGTTCCGGAGAATGTGCCCCGGGAATCATATTGGAAGTGGATGACAGCTATGAAGGATACCAGTGGTACCGAAATGGAAATATCATCGTTGGAGCAACAACCAACGTATATGCTCCAACGCTTTCAGGAAACTATACTGTAAGAGTAAGCATGGGAACATGTCCACCTCTTACCACCCCAATTTATAAAGTATTCAGCTGTTTAAAAGAAACTACACAGGCTCTTAATATTTGTGCAACCAGAGTGATTACTCCTGCATTCACAGCATCTTCACAAACTCCGGTGCCTGGTACTGTAGTGATTGTTACTCCGCCTACCAATGGTACTGCAGTTGTTAATCCTAACGGAACGATCACTTACACTCCTACAGCAAATTATAACGGACCGGATAAAATTGTTTATAAATTCTGTGGTAACGATACTGAATTTACAGATTGCGAACAGATCACTTTAAATCTTACTGTAGTTCCGTTCGTCGTAAAAGATGCAGAGATCAAAGCCTGCTGGTATGACGTAGCTCCTTATGCTTATTTTGATCTTACAAAAGCTGACATCACAGATTATACTTTAGCTATTAAAAAGTATTATCGTACAATGGCAGACCTTAATGCCGGAACCAATGAAATTACCCCTGCTGATAATTTCCCTGCTACCGGAGGTATCGTTTTTGTTAAGGTAACAACTCTTGAAGGATGTATGGCCATTTCAAAAATTACGCTTACCCCGCTTCCTATCAGAAAATCACCAATTCTGGTAGATCAATATATCTGTATCGATAGCAGAACCAACCTGGATGCAGGTCCTGGATATGATTCCTATTTATGGAACACCGGAGCAACAACATCATCTATTCAGGGTGTTGGAGTTGGAGAATATTCTGTAATACTGGGTAAAAACGGATGTTTCTTAACACAGATTGTAAGAGTTAGAAAAGCTGAAGATCCGGTGATCTCTCAGATAGAAATTTCGAATACCACTGTAACAGTAATAGCCAACGGAGGTAAAGCTCCTTATAAATATGCAGTAGACGGACAATCCAACTGGCAGGATTCTAATATATTCACAGGATTGACCAGAGGACAGCATACATTCTATGTAAAAGATGCTTACAACTGTAATCCTACTTCTGTAGAAATTACCGTTCCGAACCTGATCAATGCCATTACGCCAAACGGTGATAATAAAAATGATTATATTGACTACAGTGAATTATCTTACAAAGAAAATCTTTCTTTCATGATCTATGACCGATATGGAAATAAGGTATTCACCGGAGATAAATTCAACAACTACAAATGGAACGGAAGACACTTTGACAAGAAAATACTAACCGGAACGTACTGGTATCACATCAACTGGAATGAATCTAACAAAGAGAAGACTCCAATTAAGTATACCGGATGGGTTTTAGTGAAAAATATAGAGTAA
- a CDS encoding T9SS type B sorting domain-containing protein codes for MKKFLLAFCTFFCLLVNAQLDTEHWFAPMSASSLQGTPKCYLYLSTNEVTPFQVQVYNNNTVFSTVQVSKGNPVQVTVPYQYMISSTLSNLFTSNSMGLYVKGNKKFFANFRFTVPNQAEIITSKGLAGIGKNFFVGTAPVTSAKEHVNSTVGITATEDNTTVTLSGYNPGVVFSDGVSAASRTFTLNKGKSYIIEAKSTLSTANLRGLIGAKITATKPISVTNGNFNSIYTTQNSTNVDVLMDQAVPVERLGKDFVLVKGNGPAASGMEAALVIGTVNGTVLTINGNPGNTVTLNAGEHRIIPGTNYSTQGNNMSISSNNNVYVYQLLAGTSGNTVYATGGMNFIPPLSCFLPKEINEIGFINRIGVDYFDTKLNIITQAGATVAFNGATPAASTGPYPVAGNANWVTYSIPYVSNTITVTSTKPVTAGIAAGDGAVGYGGYFAGFSSVPAITKTGDCYTGVRLEVDSSYDSYQWYFNGNPINGATTYFINPELYGAGTYTCYITKNNCESRMTYEYEYTLCPPISTTIYDIGSCNTKVITPVFTNSTQTINPSQTSIIVQPTNGTVAINPANGQITYTPNPGLTADATDTFTYYISGNGNPADFEYFKVNMNIDVLQTQNATMSSCAGATGNGTYNLTTAVVTPDTGTTATYFTNANLTGQITIPTTYTGPAGTIYVNVTSSFGCSKTAQITLTQNLSPNINTANFNANFCDDDFDGIINVNFNNVTPQIVANSANFTVKYYLTQADATAGNNNNLPSNWTYTANTTVYVRVFSNVSDCPSAFGQINFTIGAKIPLITANAVADICDNDLSGSEAVNLNDYKNLFTLDPNIVLSFHSTLANAQAGTNAISPNQNITSVHTFYVRFQSTTGCPNTGTLKLTLKTPKKSETLHDQVVCSNDKAILNPGPGFTSYLWSTGATTPTITVGAGNYYVDLGFNGCVYRQYVKVTTAQAPTITRIDLAGSTATVYVTGGTPPYQYSLDGFNYQPSNVFMNLSRGIHKVYVLGADGCLPVSKEFLVINLVNTITPNGDGINDVLNYSELKIKDNVSIEVADRYGASVYRSADKNYIWDGKVSGRSIPTGTYWYVIRWTEPDTKLSVSYSGWLLIKNR; via the coding sequence ATGAAAAAATTTCTACTCGCTTTTTGTACATTTTTCTGTTTATTAGTCAATGCACAATTAGATACAGAGCACTGGTTTGCTCCTATGTCCGCAAGTTCTCTTCAGGGAACTCCAAAATGTTATTTATATCTGTCTACCAATGAAGTTACACCTTTCCAGGTTCAGGTTTATAATAACAACACTGTATTTTCTACCGTACAGGTAAGCAAAGGAAATCCGGTCCAGGTAACGGTTCCTTATCAATACATGATTTCCTCTACCCTGTCTAACCTTTTTACATCCAATTCTATGGGACTGTATGTAAAAGGAAACAAAAAATTCTTTGCCAATTTCAGGTTTACGGTTCCTAATCAGGCTGAAATTATTACATCAAAAGGGCTAGCGGGTATCGGAAAAAACTTTTTCGTAGGAACAGCTCCTGTTACTTCAGCAAAAGAACACGTTAACTCAACGGTGGGAATTACTGCTACAGAAGACAATACTACAGTGACTTTATCAGGATACAACCCTGGTGTTGTTTTCTCTGACGGTGTTTCGGCTGCTTCAAGAACCTTTACTCTTAACAAGGGTAAATCATATATTATTGAAGCTAAAAGTACACTCTCCACAGCCAATTTAAGAGGGCTGATCGGAGCAAAGATCACAGCAACAAAACCGATCTCTGTAACGAACGGGAATTTCAATAGCATCTATACTACTCAGAACAGTACGAATGTTGATGTACTGATGGATCAGGCTGTTCCGGTAGAAAGATTAGGTAAAGATTTTGTACTGGTAAAAGGAAACGGGCCGGCCGCCTCCGGAATGGAAGCCGCATTGGTCATCGGTACGGTAAACGGAACTGTCCTTACCATCAACGGAAACCCTGGTAACACCGTTACCCTGAACGCCGGAGAACACCGAATTATCCCGGGAACCAACTACAGCACCCAGGGAAATAATATGAGCATTTCCTCCAATAACAATGTTTATGTCTATCAGCTTCTTGCAGGAACTTCAGGAAATACTGTTTATGCAACAGGAGGAATGAACTTTATCCCGCCACTAAGCTGTTTTCTTCCTAAAGAGATCAATGAAATAGGGTTTATCAACAGAATTGGTGTTGATTATTTTGATACCAAACTTAATATCATTACGCAGGCAGGTGCAACAGTCGCCTTTAACGGAGCTACTCCTGCAGCTTCTACCGGTCCCTATCCTGTAGCCGGAAATGCGAACTGGGTAACTTATTCTATACCGTATGTTTCAAACACGATAACGGTAACTTCTACAAAACCTGTTACTGCAGGTATCGCAGCAGGAGACGGAGCCGTAGGATATGGAGGTTATTTTGCCGGATTCTCTTCAGTACCAGCGATTACCAAAACCGGAGACTGTTACACCGGGGTTCGTCTTGAAGTAGACAGCAGCTATGATTCTTACCAATGGTATTTTAATGGAAATCCTATTAACGGAGCCACCACATACTTTATTAATCCTGAGCTATACGGAGCAGGAACCTATACCTGTTACATCACAAAGAACAACTGTGAATCCAGAATGACTTATGAGTATGAATATACTTTATGTCCGCCCATCTCAACCACAATATATGATATCGGTTCGTGTAATACGAAAGTGATTACGCCTGTATTTACCAACTCAACTCAGACCATTAATCCTTCCCAAACCAGCATCATCGTACAGCCAACCAATGGAACTGTAGCTATAAATCCGGCTAACGGACAGATTACATACACTCCTAATCCGGGTCTTACAGCTGATGCAACGGATACATTCACCTATTATATCTCAGGAAACGGAAATCCTGCTGATTTTGAATATTTCAAAGTCAACATGAATATTGATGTTCTTCAGACGCAAAATGCTACGATGTCATCCTGTGCGGGAGCTACCGGAAACGGGACTTATAATCTTACAACGGCTGTTGTTACTCCGGATACAGGTACTACAGCAACGTATTTTACCAATGCTAACTTAACAGGTCAGATTACTATTCCTACGACTTATACAGGTCCTGCGGGAACAATCTACGTTAATGTTACATCTTCATTCGGGTGTAGCAAAACAGCACAAATCACTTTAACTCAAAATCTTTCCCCTAATATCAATACAGCCAATTTCAACGCGAATTTCTGTGATGATGATTTTGATGGGATCATTAATGTTAATTTCAATAACGTAACTCCTCAGATTGTAGCTAATTCTGCCAATTTCACTGTAAAATATTACCTTACCCAGGCTGATGCTACCGCAGGAAACAATAATAACCTTCCTTCGAACTGGACATACACTGCCAATACAACGGTATATGTAAGGGTATTTTCCAATGTAAGCGACTGCCCTTCAGCTTTTGGACAGATCAATTTTACGATAGGAGCCAAAATTCCACTGATCACAGCAAACGCAGTGGCTGATATCTGTGATAATGATCTTAGCGGATCGGAAGCAGTTAACCTTAATGACTATAAGAACCTGTTTACTCTGGATCCTAATATTGTTCTGTCATTCCATTCTACACTGGCCAATGCTCAGGCAGGAACGAACGCTATTTCTCCAAATCAGAATATTACGTCTGTACATACTTTCTATGTAAGATTTCAAAGTACTACAGGATGTCCCAATACCGGTACACTGAAGCTTACTTTAAAAACCCCTAAAAAATCTGAAACACTGCACGATCAGGTGGTATGTTCTAATGATAAAGCAATCCTGAATCCAGGTCCCGGATTTACGTCTTATCTATGGAGCACTGGTGCCACTACTCCAACCATTACGGTAGGAGCAGGAAACTATTATGTAGATCTTGGATTCAACGGATGTGTATACCGCCAGTATGTAAAAGTAACAACAGCACAGGCTCCTACCATTACCAGAATAGACCTGGCGGGGTCTACGGCAACAGTATATGTAACCGGAGGTACACCTCCTTATCAGTATTCCCTTGATGGATTCAACTACCAGCCTTCTAATGTTTTCATGAACTTGTCAAGAGGAATTCATAAAGTATATGTGCTGGGAGCAGACGGATGTCTTCCTGTTTCTAAAGAATTTTTAGTGATCAACCTTGTGAATACCATCACTCCGAACGGAGACGGAATTAATGATGTTCTTAACTATTCTGAGCTGAAAATAAAAGATAATGTAAGCATAGAAGTAGCTGACCGCTATGGTGCTTCTGTTTACCGTTCGGCAGACAAAAATTATATTTGGGACGGAAAAGTGAGCGGACGCAGTATTCCTACGGGAACTTACTGGTATGTAATACGATGGACAGAACCTGATACTAAATTATCAGTTTCCTATTCCGGATGGCTTTTAATTAAAAATCGATGA
- the trmB gene encoding tRNA (guanosine(46)-N7)-methyltransferase TrmB, with protein MGKNKLARFAENKILPNVIQPTREEALEGFPLKGKWRDDFFKNENPIVLELGCGKGEYSVGLARTFPEKNFIGIDIKGARFWFGAKEAVENGMNNVAFLRSQIELVDHFFAENEVDEIWITFPDPQIKYKRTKHRLTHPDFLNRYKKFLKPGGIIHLKTDSEFLHGYTLGYLQGAGYEIITAHHDIYGAPEYDPNTEHLRDIKTYYEELFSSKGKTITYIKFRIT; from the coding sequence ATGGGCAAAAATAAATTAGCAAGATTCGCAGAAAACAAAATATTACCAAACGTTATTCAGCCAACAAGAGAAGAAGCTTTAGAAGGCTTCCCGCTTAAAGGAAAATGGAGAGATGATTTTTTTAAAAACGAGAACCCTATCGTTCTGGAGCTTGGCTGTGGAAAGGGAGAATATTCAGTAGGTCTGGCCAGAACATTTCCTGAAAAAAACTTTATCGGAATTGATATCAAAGGAGCAAGATTCTGGTTCGGCGCTAAGGAGGCTGTGGAAAACGGTATGAATAATGTAGCCTTCCTAAGATCACAGATTGAACTTGTAGATCATTTTTTTGCAGAAAACGAAGTAGACGAAATCTGGATTACGTTTCCCGATCCACAAATCAAATACAAGCGTACCAAGCACAGACTAACCCATCCTGATTTTCTTAACCGTTATAAAAAATTCCTAAAACCGGGAGGAATCATTCATTTAAAAACTGATTCCGAGTTCCTTCACGGCTATACATTGGGATATTTGCAAGGTGCAGGTTATGAGATTATCACTGCTCACCATGACATCTATGGCGCTCCGGAATACGATCCAAACACAGAACATTTAAGAGATATTAAAACCTATTATGAAGAATTGTTCTCTTCTAAAGGTAAAACAATAACTTATATAAAATTCCGTATAACCTGA
- a CDS encoding T9SS type B sorting domain-containing protein, with translation MKKILSFLFIFYIFTSISGQLDREHWFAPMVDRTGNPDRYQKLYLSTNRTTSFPVSIYNNNILIGTVDISKNNPQKFDVLRSYIITTQQADLFTPTSKGLYLKAEFPFYVNLRFSVYNHAEIITSKGIPSTGKNFYVTTAPISVSNPILNFMTSILATEDNTTVTVNGYKPTVQFSNGTTGTTNPTMTFTLNKGQSYIIDGLGTVNTDGFIGAKITANKPVNVTNGNFNGQYSGNITTSSDILMDQSVPVERLGSEFALVKGNGGIGANMEGAIIVATEDNTLVYVNNEIPPVATLNTGQYFVIPDTKYQNQGNNHYNLYIRTSKNAYVYQILAGDSTTGNESATGGFNFIPALNCYLPKQINELGFINENYVLSNNNPLGILNIPTKLNLITERGASVTVNGGVPPATTGPFNMTGTTNWVTYGIPNVSGNITIVSDKAITAGITAGSDAVGYGGFFAGFPTQPVILKSGGDCVPGIVLTIDPIIYDSYQWYVNGGIIPGATGSSITPTQSGYYTCSVTMGSCAPLITEQFKVQNCTKLTTVSYNVCTPLTITPTFSSSAQTPVVSTIAITTAPALGTATINPTTGAITYTPTPGASGTDTFTYTFCGNDPVFTDCETVTVTINIESLTVSNVPLRACNINGQGTFNLTTANVTNNSPVTITYYPTLIDAQTENAAALITAPNTYTAPDGTIVYAVVKNSIGCKSIAQITLSLYNLAIVQDNYTGVFCDDNFDGTVNITLSAITAIVLNNPTYFTNVRYYASLTDANAGNNNTLPNNWSYTAVTTIYIRVDSPDGCAAVIKPLKFSIGARVPLITTAASVTLCDDDLDGVKTVSLASLIPSFTLDPSVTYTFYATLADAQNNTSPIAASVTVTTAAQTYYIRFEKNGVCPEVGSIRITLKVPKKSDILKDKIICPKTTTTLDAGPGFESYLWSTGATSPSITNVPAGSYWVDLGFNGCVYRQNVTVSESPLPMITSIEINGSTVTVGVSGGTPPYEYSLDGVSWQSSNVFNNVPRGNHTVFVKDSNYCAEVKKEFALINLINTITPNYDGHNDQIDYSALMANDNLEFRIFDRYGAEIFRGTPSNRYIWDGKLGGRPVPTATYWYFISWTEYGSAISVKYSSWLLVKHK, from the coding sequence ATGAAGAAAATTCTATCTTTTTTATTTATATTTTATATTTTCACCTCTATTTCCGGCCAGCTGGACAGAGAGCATTGGTTTGCCCCTATGGTTGACAGAACAGGTAATCCTGATCGATATCAGAAGCTCTATTTATCAACAAACAGAACTACCTCTTTTCCAGTCAGCATCTACAATAATAATATCCTGATAGGTACTGTAGATATCAGCAAAAATAATCCTCAGAAGTTCGACGTATTAAGGTCGTACATCATTACTACCCAACAGGCGGATTTGTTTACGCCTACCTCTAAAGGCCTCTATCTGAAAGCCGAATTTCCTTTTTATGTCAATTTAAGGTTTTCAGTTTATAATCATGCGGAAATCATTACCTCAAAAGGGATTCCGTCTACGGGAAAAAACTTCTATGTAACCACTGCTCCCATCTCCGTTTCCAATCCCATACTGAATTTTATGACCAGTATTCTTGCCACAGAAGACAATACCACAGTTACAGTAAACGGATATAAACCTACAGTACAATTTTCAAACGGAACAACCGGAACAACCAATCCTACGATGACTTTCACGCTGAACAAAGGGCAGTCCTATATTATAGATGGTCTCGGTACCGTAAATACGGATGGATTTATTGGTGCAAAGATTACTGCTAATAAACCCGTAAATGTCACCAATGGAAACTTTAACGGTCAATATTCCGGAAATATAACAACCAGCTCCGATATTTTAATGGATCAGTCGGTTCCTGTTGAAAGGCTGGGAAGTGAATTTGCTTTGGTAAAAGGAAACGGCGGTATAGGGGCTAATATGGAAGGTGCTATTATTGTTGCTACTGAAGATAACACGTTAGTATATGTCAATAATGAAATTCCGCCTGTAGCTACTTTAAATACCGGGCAGTATTTTGTTATTCCTGATACCAAATACCAAAACCAGGGAAACAACCATTATAACCTTTATATCAGAACGTCCAAAAATGCTTATGTTTATCAGATTCTTGCCGGAGACTCCACAACCGGAAATGAGTCAGCTACCGGAGGTTTCAATTTTATTCCGGCTCTGAACTGCTATCTACCCAAACAGATCAACGAGCTGGGTTTCATCAACGAAAATTATGTTCTTTCCAACAACAATCCTCTGGGTATTCTCAATATTCCTACCAAACTGAACCTTATCACTGAAAGAGGGGCCAGTGTTACAGTAAACGGAGGAGTTCCTCCCGCAACAACAGGACCATTCAACATGACTGGAACCACCAACTGGGTTACCTATGGCATTCCCAATGTTTCAGGAAATATTACCATTGTTTCGGACAAAGCTATTACTGCTGGGATTACAGCAGGAAGTGATGCTGTGGGATATGGAGGATTTTTTGCTGGTTTTCCCACACAGCCGGTTATTCTCAAATCCGGAGGTGATTGTGTTCCCGGTATTGTACTTACAATAGATCCTATTATTTATGACTCCTACCAGTGGTATGTCAACGGTGGGATTATTCCCGGCGCTACCGGATCATCCATTACGCCTACACAATCAGGATACTACACCTGTTCCGTAACGATGGGCAGCTGTGCACCTTTGATTACAGAACAATTTAAAGTACAGAATTGTACAAAACTGACTACCGTATCTTATAATGTCTGTACTCCACTGACAATAACTCCTACATTCAGCAGCTCGGCACAAACTCCTGTAGTCTCTACCATTGCTATTACTACAGCTCCTGCGCTAGGAACCGCAACAATAAACCCAACAACCGGAGCAATTACCTATACCCCTACCCCGGGAGCTTCCGGAACGGACACCTTCACGTACACGTTCTGCGGCAATGATCCTGTTTTTACAGATTGTGAAACGGTAACGGTTACCATTAATATAGAATCACTAACTGTTAGCAATGTACCCCTCAGAGCCTGTAATATCAACGGGCAGGGAACTTTTAACCTGACAACCGCGAATGTTACCAATAACTCACCAGTAACCATTACTTATTATCCAACTCTTATCGACGCGCAGACTGAAAATGCAGCCGCCCTTATTACAGCACCTAATACCTATACTGCACCTGACGGAACCATTGTATATGCCGTTGTAAAAAATTCGATAGGATGTAAAAGTATAGCACAGATCACTCTTTCATTATATAATCTGGCCATTGTTCAGGATAATTATACAGGGGTTTTCTGTGATGATAATTTCGATGGAACAGTTAATATCACCTTATCCGCTATCACTGCCATTGTATTGAATAACCCGACCTATTTTACCAATGTAAGGTATTATGCTTCATTGACTGATGCCAATGCGGGAAATAACAATACACTTCCGAATAACTGGAGCTACACCGCTGTTACAACGATTTATATAAGAGTGGATTCTCCCGATGGATGTGCTGCAGTGATTAAGCCGTTAAAATTCAGTATCGGAGCAAGGGTTCCACTGATTACTACAGCTGCATCTGTTACTCTCTGTGATGACGATCTGGATGGAGTAAAAACAGTCAGTTTAGCTTCACTTATTCCGTCATTTACATTAGACCCAAGTGTTACGTATACTTTCTATGCTACTTTAGCTGATGCACAGAATAACACCTCTCCGATAGCCGCATCGGTGACCGTTACCACAGCTGCCCAGACGTATTATATCCGGTTTGAAAAGAACGGAGTGTGCCCTGAAGTCGGCTCGATTAGAATTACTCTTAAAGTACCTAAAAAATCAGATATTTTAAAAGATAAGATCATTTGTCCTAAAACCACCACGACTTTAGATGCAGGCCCCGGATTTGAAAGTTATCTGTGGAGCACAGGTGCTACTTCACCTTCCATTACCAATGTTCCTGCGGGAAGTTATTGGGTAGACCTTGGCTTCAATGGTTGTGTTTACCGTCAGAACGTTACGGTGTCAGAATCTCCACTGCCTATGATCACTTCAATTGAAATTAACGGATCTACTGTTACAGTAGGCGTAAGCGGAGGAACTCCTCCTTATGAATATTCTCTGGATGGAGTTAGCTGGCAGAGTTCAAATGTTTTCAATAATGTACCGAGAGGCAACCACACTGTTTTTGTAAAAGATTCCAACTACTGTGCGGAAGTTAAAAAAGAGTTCGCCTTGATCAACCTGATCAATACAATTACTCCAAACTATGACGGTCATAATGACCAGATTGATTATTCAGCCTTAATGGCCAATGATAATCTGGAATTCAGGATATTCGACCGGTATGGAGCAGAGATCTTCAGAGGAACTCCAAGCAACCGGTACATCTGGGACGGAAAACTGGGCGGAAGACCTGTACCTACGGCTACCTATTGGTACTTCATCAGCTGGACAGAATACGGATCCGCTATTTCGGTGAAATATTCAAGCTGGCTTTTGGTAAAACACAAATAG